The Halobacterium litoreum genome includes a region encoding these proteins:
- a CDS encoding PEP/pyruvate-binding domain-containing protein, with translation MSDPLVVSLADPRAAEPALTGGKAATLARLRTADFPVPDGFVVTTAAYRAHADAAGASDRLAALERGEERAASALRDRLAGTPLPERVLGSIRDRLDDGAYAVRSSATAEDLAEASFAGQHDTELGVDAADVPDAVARCLGSLFTDRAVAYRERNGVPHRGVAMAVVVQRMVEPDTSGILFTADPVTGRRDVAVVDAGPGRGERQVSGRETADTARIDRETGEVLDYRVGSGRAARVLDDDTLRTLADLGDRIEAELGGPQDVEWAIRDGDVSVLQSRPVTSLFPVPDPRPADDALHVYYSFGHRQGMTAAMPPLSLGFWRDLTNELGRQYGLPGRLGAVAGGRLYLDLTPYVARPWLADRIVSNLRIIDEPTAAALADLLAERGGDLPDPATGPRAWLRAAGSAGRFARTLVAFVAGFPGALAARNPEDAPDDLLARYEEEVAESVAAVRSHDSARQRVRAARDAVFESVDWLLEPFYGRFLAGVAAGWALRRLVPERADDVAELAGGFEGDVTARMGLALGDVADAARDHPAVADALRDGATLDDLSGVPGGDAFRAAFADFLDEYGFRGPGEIDPSRPRYRDDPSLLLGVVAARLDAGERGAHRDRFAARQADAAAARDRLEAAAHPLLRPVVRRLCRLYRHYVGLREHPKFALSKLLAEFRTQVLAAGDELVSRGVLADREDAWLLTLSELDAALADGATPGDLPARRRDHERFAATDAPRVVTSDGEVPTARVEPTEDASDLTGTGVSPGVVEGVVRVVTDPRNADLRPGEVLVAPYTDPGWTPLFLNAGALVTEVGGRLTHGSLVAREYGIPAVVAVDGATRRLRTGDRVRVDGANGVVERIE, from the coding sequence GTGTCCGACCCACTCGTCGTCTCGCTCGCCGACCCGCGCGCCGCCGAACCGGCGCTGACCGGCGGGAAGGCCGCGACGCTGGCGCGCCTCCGCACCGCCGACTTCCCCGTCCCCGACGGGTTCGTCGTCACCACCGCGGCGTACCGCGCGCACGCCGACGCCGCCGGCGCGAGCGACCGCCTCGCCGCCCTCGAACGCGGCGAGGAGAGAGCCGCGAGCGCGCTCCGCGACCGCCTGGCGGGGACGCCGCTCCCCGAGCGCGTGCTGGGTTCCATTCGCGACCGACTGGACGACGGCGCGTACGCCGTGCGCTCGTCGGCGACCGCCGAGGACCTCGCGGAAGCGTCGTTCGCCGGCCAGCACGACACCGAACTCGGCGTCGACGCCGCCGACGTGCCCGACGCCGTGGCGCGCTGTCTCGGGAGCCTGTTCACCGACCGCGCCGTCGCGTACCGCGAACGCAACGGCGTCCCGCACCGGGGCGTGGCGATGGCGGTCGTCGTCCAGCGCATGGTCGAACCCGACACCTCGGGCATCCTGTTCACCGCCGACCCCGTCACCGGCCGCCGGGACGTGGCGGTCGTGGACGCCGGCCCGGGCCGCGGCGAGCGACAGGTCTCCGGCCGCGAGACCGCCGACACCGCGCGAATCGACCGCGAAACGGGCGAGGTACTCGACTACCGCGTCGGCAGCGGGCGGGCGGCCCGCGTCCTCGACGACGACACGCTCCGGACGCTCGCCGACCTCGGCGACCGCATCGAGGCCGAACTCGGCGGCCCGCAGGACGTGGAGTGGGCAATTCGGGACGGCGACGTGTCGGTGCTCCAGTCCCGGCCCGTGACGTCGCTGTTCCCCGTGCCTGACCCGCGACCCGCGGACGACGCCCTGCACGTCTACTACAGTTTCGGCCACCGGCAGGGGATGACCGCCGCGATGCCGCCGCTGTCGCTGGGGTTCTGGCGGGACCTCACGAACGAACTCGGGCGACAGTACGGGCTGCCGGGGCGCCTCGGCGCTGTCGCGGGCGGCCGCCTCTACCTCGACCTCACGCCGTACGTCGCGCGGCCGTGGCTGGCCGACCGAATCGTCTCGAACCTCCGAATCATCGACGAGCCGACGGCGGCGGCGCTCGCCGACCTGCTCGCCGAGCGCGGCGGCGACCTCCCCGACCCCGCGACGGGGCCGCGGGCGTGGCTCCGCGCGGCCGGGTCCGCGGGCCGGTTCGCGCGGACGCTCGTTGCTTTCGTCGCGGGGTTCCCCGGCGCGCTCGCCGCCCGGAACCCCGAGGACGCGCCCGACGACCTGCTCGCGCGCTACGAGGAGGAGGTGGCCGAGAGCGTGGCGGCGGTGCGCTCTCACGACTCGGCGCGCCAGCGCGTCCGCGCCGCCCGCGACGCCGTCTTCGAGTCGGTCGATTGGCTGCTCGAACCGTTCTACGGGCGGTTCCTCGCTGGCGTCGCGGCGGGGTGGGCGCTCCGCCGCCTCGTCCCCGAGCGCGCCGACGACGTGGCCGAACTCGCGGGCGGGTTCGAGGGCGACGTGACCGCGCGGATGGGACTGGCACTCGGCGACGTGGCGGACGCGGCGCGCGACCACCCGGCGGTCGCGGACGCGCTCCGAGACGGCGCGACCCTCGACGACCTCTCGGGCGTGCCGGGCGGCGACGCGTTCCGCGCGGCGTTCGCGGACTTCCTCGACGAGTACGGCTTCCGCGGCCCCGGCGAAATCGACCCGAGTCGCCCCCGGTACCGGGACGACCCGAGTCTCCTGCTCGGCGTCGTCGCGGCGCGCCTCGACGCCGGCGAGCGCGGCGCGCACCGCGACCGGTTCGCCGCCCGGCAGGCGGACGCGGCGGCCGCCCGTGACCGCCTCGAAGCCGCCGCCCACCCCCTGCTTCGGCCGGTCGTCCGGCGGCTCTGCCGGCTGTACCGCCACTACGTCGGCCTGCGCGAACACCCGAAGTTCGCGCTCTCGAAACTGCTCGCGGAGTTCCGGACGCAGGTGCTCGCGGCGGGCGACGAACTCGTCTCCCGTGGCGTGCTGGCGGACCGCGAGGACGCGTGGCTGTTGACGCTCTCGGAACTCGACGCGGCGCTCGCGGACGGCGCGACGCCCGGCGACCTGCCGGCGCGCCGCCGCGACCACGAGCGGTTCGCCGCGACCGACGCGCCCCGCGTCGTGACGAGCGACGGCGAGGTGCCGACGGCGCGGGTGGAACCGACCGAGGACGCGAGCGACCTGACGGGGACGGGTGTGTCCCCGGGCGTCGTCGAGGGGGTCGTGCGCGTCGTGACGGACCCCCGGAACGCCGACCTGCGGCCGGGCGAGGTGTTGGTCGCGCCCTACACCGACCCCGGGTGGACGCCGCTGTTCCTGAACGCCGGCGCGCTCGTGACGGAAGTCGGCGGCCGGCTCACGCACGGGTCGCTGGTCGCCCGCGAGTACGGCATTCCCGCGGTCGTCGCCGTGGACGGCGCGACCCGCCGCCTGCGGACGGGCGACCGGGTGCGCGTGGACGGCGCGAACGGCGTCGTGGAGCGCATCGAGTAG
- a CDS encoding universal stress protein has protein sequence MFDRILVPVDGSACALRAAKYGVELAAAFDAAVDVLHVDTGDVAPADVLAAVEGLAADRAVATHTATGNPRKRIVAFARERDADLVVMGRHGRRGVGERVLGSTTERVLRSAPAPVFTVAGEGVTDDLGTTYDDVLLPTDGSENALAAASHAAAVAARFDATVHVVAVVDVQREGGVFGAGGVDRSFVERLESRAAERVDAASERVTDREDVRVRRAVRRGHPSEALCEYAADEGVDLVAMGSAGSRSLAARYLGSVTDRVLRRADAPVLVVPADR, from the coding sequence ATGTTCGACCGCATCCTCGTCCCCGTCGACGGCAGCGCGTGCGCGCTCCGCGCCGCGAAGTACGGCGTCGAACTCGCCGCGGCGTTCGACGCGGCTGTGGACGTCCTCCACGTGGACACCGGTGACGTCGCTCCGGCGGACGTGCTCGCGGCCGTCGAAGGCCTCGCCGCCGACCGCGCCGTCGCGACGCACACCGCGACCGGGAACCCCCGGAAGCGAATCGTCGCGTTCGCCCGCGAGCGCGACGCCGACCTCGTGGTGATGGGGCGTCACGGCCGCCGGGGCGTCGGCGAGCGCGTGCTCGGTAGCACCACCGAGCGCGTGCTCCGCAGTGCGCCCGCGCCCGTGTTCACCGTCGCGGGCGAGGGCGTCACCGACGACCTCGGGACGACCTACGACGACGTGCTCTTGCCGACCGACGGGAGCGAGAACGCCCTCGCCGCCGCGTCTCACGCCGCGGCCGTCGCCGCGCGCTTCGACGCCACCGTCCACGTCGTCGCCGTCGTGGACGTGCAACGCGAGGGTGGCGTGTTCGGCGCCGGCGGCGTCGACCGCTCGTTCGTCGAACGCCTCGAATCGCGGGCCGCGGAACGCGTGGACGCAGCCAGCGAGCGCGTCACCGACCGCGAGGACGTGCGCGTCCGACGCGCCGTTCGTCGCGGCCACCCGTCGGAGGCGCTCTGCGAGTACGCCGCCGACGAGGGCGTCGACCTCGTGGCGATGGGGTCCGCCGGCTCGCGGAGTCTCGCGGCCCGGTATCTCGGGAGCGTCACCGACCGCGTGCTCCGGCGGGCGGACGCGCCCGTGCTCGTCGTTCCCGCCGACCGCTGA
- a CDS encoding DUF2270 domain-containing protein, producing the protein MTDQTPDHDAEADADRDSDGVDADHADDADHGADALDAPADVGAGLLETDMGPSSSLAHLYRGEIHRMKLWRERLDRTTNWAVIVLAGVLTWSFSDASHPHYVLLGGGAVLALFLVVEARRYRGYDIWRSRVRSLQRNVFAVGLDPGRSPTDDDWREDLADDYRTPTMKITAEEALAHRLRRIYLPLLSVLLAAWVVRVTAFGTGAWPTSAAVGALPGVAVTAAVAVAYLAAVAVACRPRTWHARGELRSEDLRKRR; encoded by the coding sequence ATGACCGACCAGACACCCGACCACGACGCCGAAGCTGACGCGGACCGCGACAGCGACGGCGTCGACGCCGACCACGCCGACGACGCGGACCACGGCGCCGACGCACTCGACGCACCGGCGGACGTGGGCGCCGGCCTCCTCGAAACCGACATGGGGCCGAGTTCGTCGCTCGCGCACCTCTACCGCGGCGAGATACACCGCATGAAACTCTGGCGCGAGCGCTTAGACCGCACCACGAACTGGGCGGTCATCGTGCTCGCGGGCGTCCTCACGTGGTCGTTCTCGGACGCCAGCCACCCCCACTACGTGTTGCTCGGCGGTGGCGCCGTCCTCGCGCTGTTCCTCGTCGTGGAGGCGCGGCGCTACCGCGGCTACGACATCTGGCGGAGTCGCGTGCGCTCCCTCCAGCGGAACGTGTTCGCGGTCGGTCTCGACCCCGGTCGCAGTCCGACGGACGACGACTGGCGGGAAGACCTCGCCGACGACTACCGCACGCCGACGATGAAGATTACCGCGGAGGAGGCGCTCGCACACCGCCTGCGTCGCATCTACCTCCCGCTGCTTTCGGTGCTGCTCGCGGCGTGGGTGGTCCGCGTCACCGCGTTCGGGACCGGCGCGTGGCCGACGAGCGCGGCGGTCGGTGCCCTCCCGGGCGTCGCGGTGACGGCCGCCGTCGCCGTCGCGTACCTCGCTGCCGTCGCCGTCGCGTGCCGGCCGCGGACGTGGCACGCGCGCGGCGAACTCCGGAGCGAAGACCTCCGCAAGCGGCGCTGA
- a CDS encoding DsrE/DsrF/DrsH-like family protein, translating to MSDDADTTELTREELAERVADLEARLDDVEDDGQQKMSIIATKGTLDMAYPPLILASTAAAFGYEVTVFHTFWGLDILHQDKADDLKLSSVGNPNMPVPNAVAALPGMDRVTTKMMEKKIDDNDTATIEELLQTSLDMGVEFQACQMTIDLMGYDEDDFFDGVTTGVGAATAIQDMAEADIQLLV from the coding sequence ATGAGCGACGACGCCGACACCACCGAACTCACGCGCGAGGAACTCGCCGAGCGCGTCGCCGACCTCGAAGCCCGCCTCGACGACGTCGAGGACGACGGGCAGCAGAAGATGAGCATCATCGCCACGAAGGGCACGCTCGACATGGCGTACCCGCCGCTCATCCTCGCGAGCACGGCGGCCGCGTTCGGCTACGAGGTGACCGTCTTCCACACGTTCTGGGGGCTCGACATCCTCCACCAGGACAAGGCAGACGACCTCAAACTCAGTTCCGTCGGCAACCCCAACATGCCCGTGCCGAACGCCGTCGCGGCGCTCCCCGGCATGGACCGCGTGACGACGAAGATGATGGAGAAGAAGATCGACGACAACGACACCGCCACCATCGAGGAACTCCTCCAGACCAGCCTCGACATGGGCGTCGAGTTCCAGGCGTGTCAGATGACCATCGACCTCATGGGGTACGACGAGGACGACTTCTTCGACGGCGTCACCACCGGCGTCGGCGCCGCGACGGCCATCCAGGACATGGCCGAAGCCGACATCCAACTCCTCGTCTGA
- a CDS encoding sulfurtransferase TusA family protein, which yields MSDYEITETLDVKGLNCPMPVVKTKQAADGLGSGDVLEVVATDPGSMSDLGGWADSTDGVELLDQQEGDDVYKHYVRKTE from the coding sequence ATGTCAGACTACGAAATCACCGAGACGCTCGACGTGAAGGGACTCAACTGCCCGATGCCGGTCGTGAAGACCAAGCAGGCCGCCGACGGCCTCGGTTCCGGCGACGTGCTGGAAGTCGTCGCGACCGACCCCGGCAGCATGAGCGACCTCGGCGGCTGGGCCGACTCCACCGACGGCGTCGAACTCCTCGACCAACAGGAAGGCGACGACGTGTACAAACACTACGTCCGCAAGACAGAGTGA
- a CDS encoding MBL fold metallo-hydrolase: MNPDDFPSVDADVETVTPETVKSRIDANEDVFLLDARAPGDYEEWRIDGETVTSVNVPYFEFLEDTPDLGDVPEDETVTVVCAKGGASEFVAGKLKNAGYDVEHVERGMQGWAGVYEYEELDVDADATVAQYRRPSSGCLAYLVVSDGEAAVVDPLRAFADEYEQDARMLGAELTYALDTHIHADHVSGVRDVADATDATAVLPEAADARGVDYDTPYETVEHGDEITVGDATIDVIHTPGHTTGMTTYRVGDVLFTGDGLFTESVARPDLEDPEAAKDAARTLYDSLHERVLTHDDAVVAPAHFGDGATTADDGTYTAELGDVVDSMDALSMERESFVEFIVSDMPPQPANHEEIIATNLGHEAPSDDEAFELELGPNNCAASQEALTE; encoded by the coding sequence ATGAATCCAGACGACTTCCCGTCCGTCGACGCGGACGTCGAGACTGTCACCCCAGAGACGGTCAAATCCCGCATCGACGCGAACGAAGACGTGTTCCTCCTCGACGCGCGCGCACCCGGCGACTACGAGGAGTGGCGCATCGACGGCGAGACGGTGACCTCGGTCAACGTCCCGTACTTCGAGTTCCTCGAAGACACGCCCGACCTCGGCGACGTCCCCGAGGACGAGACCGTGACCGTCGTCTGCGCGAAGGGCGGCGCCAGCGAGTTCGTCGCGGGCAAACTGAAGAACGCCGGCTACGACGTCGAACACGTCGAGCGCGGCATGCAGGGCTGGGCGGGCGTCTACGAGTACGAAGAACTCGACGTGGACGCCGACGCCACCGTCGCGCAGTACCGCCGTCCGTCGAGTGGCTGTCTCGCGTACCTCGTCGTCTCCGACGGCGAAGCAGCGGTCGTCGACCCGCTGCGCGCGTTCGCCGACGAGTACGAACAGGACGCGCGGATGCTCGGCGCCGAACTGACGTACGCGCTCGACACCCACATCCACGCCGACCACGTCTCCGGCGTCCGCGACGTCGCCGACGCCACCGACGCCACCGCCGTCCTCCCCGAAGCCGCGGACGCGCGCGGCGTCGACTACGACACGCCCTACGAGACAGTCGAGCACGGCGACGAAATCACGGTCGGTGACGCAACCATCGACGTGATTCACACGCCCGGCCACACGACCGGGATGACGACCTACCGCGTCGGCGACGTGCTGTTCACGGGCGACGGCCTGTTCACGGAGAGCGTCGCGCGCCCCGACCTCGAAGACCCCGAAGCCGCGAAGGACGCCGCGCGCACGCTGTACGACAGCCTCCACGAGCGCGTCCTCACTCACGACGACGCGGTCGTCGCGCCCGCGCACTTCGGCGACGGCGCGACTACCGCCGACGACGGCACGTACACCGCCGAACTCGGTGACGTCGTCGACTCGATGGACGCGCTCTCGATGGAGCGCGAGTCGTTCGTGGAGTTCATCGTCTCCGACATGCCGCCCCAGCCGGCCAACCACGAGGAGATCATCGCCACGAACCTCGGGCACGAGGCGCCGAGTGACGACGAGGCGTTCGAACTCGAACTCGGCCCGAACAACTGCGCCGCGAGCCAGGAGGCGCTGACCGAGTAG
- a CDS encoding YeeE/YedE family protein → MSALVPLAAVGDLFPRGIAQYALGGLFVGLGASIIYFGTGIIAGASTFLESTLSYVSDADRFNRRKYLASRDWRVVFTVGIVAGAAVYAVAFAGGAWTTDVQWWRLLGGGFLVGVGTRLGKGCTSGHGVCGIGSASPTSITNVATFMAVAIGTAQLVSALGVNP, encoded by the coding sequence ATGAGCGCACTCGTACCGCTGGCCGCCGTCGGCGACCTGTTCCCGCGGGGCATCGCGCAGTACGCCCTCGGGGGCCTGTTCGTCGGTCTCGGCGCGTCCATCATCTACTTCGGCACGGGCATCATCGCGGGCGCGAGCACGTTCCTCGAGTCCACGCTGTCGTACGTCTCCGACGCCGACCGGTTCAACCGCCGGAAGTATCTCGCGTCCCGCGACTGGCGGGTCGTGTTCACCGTCGGCATCGTCGCCGGCGCGGCGGTGTACGCCGTCGCCTTCGCTGGCGGCGCGTGGACGACCGACGTGCAGTGGTGGCGGCTGCTCGGCGGCGGCTTCCTCGTCGGCGTCGGCACCCGCCTCGGCAAAGGGTGTACGTCCGGCCACGGCGTCTGTGGCATCGGCTCGGCGTCGCCGACGTCCATCACGAACGTCGCGACGTTCATGGCCGTCGCCATCGGGACGGCCCAACTCGTGAGCGCACTGGGGGTGAACCCGTGA
- a CDS encoding DUF6691 family protein: MSGNTEEHGPLFMAVILAGGLVFGFGLALSGMAKPEIVLDFLQFDDLGLVFVMGGAAVVSGVTFFVGTTFLGDAPVTGRQYTRRVKEFDRNVLLGGAVFGVGWGISGICPGAAYASVGIGNFPILWAIAGMFLGAYAQGYWRSR; the protein is encoded by the coding sequence ATGAGCGGGAACACCGAGGAACACGGCCCGCTGTTCATGGCCGTGATACTCGCCGGTGGGCTCGTGTTCGGGTTCGGCCTCGCGCTCTCCGGCATGGCGAAACCCGAAATCGTCCTGGACTTCCTCCAGTTCGACGACCTCGGACTGGTGTTCGTGATGGGCGGCGCGGCCGTCGTCTCCGGCGTGACGTTCTTCGTCGGGACGACGTTCCTCGGCGACGCGCCGGTCACCGGCCGGCAGTACACGCGCCGCGTGAAGGAGTTCGACCGGAACGTCCTCCTCGGCGGCGCCGTGTTCGGCGTCGGCTGGGGTATCTCGGGCATCTGTCCGGGCGCGGCGTACGCGAGCGTCGGCATCGGGAACTTCCCCATCCTCTGGGCGATTGCCGGGATGTTCCTCGGCGCGTACGCACAGGGGTACTGGCGGTCGCGCTGA
- a CDS encoding CoxG family protein codes for MEFNGTFELEDTTAEEVWLALSDPALVAEALPGCEFLVRVDDGDVDFDALREEYADRERELTADADVIEERAFEEGATYAALVQISVGPVNPTFETVVTIDEREFPEMSASGEGSSGDSSFEMSSSMALSETDDGVAVDWNTEADVFGRVAQMGQRVVNPVANRVVKRFFSSVQQQLRDLEMAGEGDGEEESGKRSLTDRLLGRSKGDK; via the coding sequence ATGGAATTCAACGGCACGTTCGAGTTAGAGGACACGACCGCGGAGGAGGTGTGGCTCGCCCTCTCGGACCCGGCGCTCGTCGCGGAAGCGCTCCCGGGCTGCGAGTTCCTCGTCCGCGTGGACGACGGCGACGTCGACTTCGACGCGCTCCGCGAGGAGTACGCGGACCGCGAGCGCGAACTGACGGCGGACGCCGACGTCATCGAGGAGCGCGCCTTCGAGGAAGGCGCCACGTACGCCGCGCTCGTCCAGATTAGCGTCGGCCCCGTGAATCCGACGTTCGAGACGGTGGTGACCATCGACGAGCGCGAGTTCCCCGAGATGTCGGCGTCCGGCGAGGGCTCCTCGGGCGACAGTTCCTTCGAGATGTCGTCGTCGATGGCGCTCTCGGAGACCGACGACGGCGTCGCCGTCGACTGGAACACCGAAGCCGACGTGTTCGGGCGCGTCGCCCAGATGGGCCAACGCGTCGTGAACCCGGTCGCGAATCGGGTGGTGAAGCGATTCTTCTCGTCGGTCCAACAGCAGCTACGCGACCTCGAGATGGCCGGCGAGGGCGACGGAGAGGAGGAGTCCGGCAAACGAAGCCTCACGGACCGACTGCTCGGTCGGTCGAAGGGAGACAAGTAA
- a CDS encoding (2Fe-2S)-binding protein — protein sequence MTTHDITLTVNGTDHDLAVESRTLLVHALRDELGYTGTNVGCESSLCGACTVLVDGDAVKSCTELAVRADGAEVETVEGLADGGDFHPIQEGFQEEHGLQCGYCTPGMMLSAVDLLDENPDPDDEEIREALEGNLCRCTGYQNIVNAVQNAAGQMSGAVADGGKEMDLTREYPTGDDASGGDSA from the coding sequence ATGACGACACACGACATCACGCTGACGGTGAACGGCACGGACCACGACCTCGCGGTCGAGTCCCGAACACTACTCGTACACGCGCTCCGGGACGAACTCGGCTACACGGGCACGAACGTCGGCTGCGAGAGCAGTCTCTGTGGCGCCTGCACCGTACTGGTGGACGGCGACGCGGTGAAGTCCTGCACCGAACTCGCGGTGCGGGCCGACGGCGCCGAGGTAGAGACCGTCGAGGGACTCGCCGACGGCGGCGACTTCCACCCGATACAGGAGGGGTTCCAGGAGGAACACGGCCTGCAGTGCGGTTACTGCACGCCCGGCATGATGCTGTCCGCGGTGGACCTCCTGGACGAGAACCCCGACCCGGACGACGAGGAAATCCGGGAGGCACTGGAGGGGAATCTCTGTCGCTGCACGGGCTACCAGAACATCGTGAACGCGGTGCAGAACGCCGCCGGCCAGATGAGCGGGGCGGTCGCGGACGGCGGGAAGGAGATGGACCTGACGCGGGAGTATCCGACCGGCGACGACGCCTCGGGGGGTGATTCGGCGTGA